Proteins encoded together in one Mycobacterium sp. MS1601 window:
- a CDS encoding pyridoxal phosphate-dependent aminotransferase produces the protein MSAALVPEVSSIAAAVPPSGIREIVNLAAGRHDVVRLEIGEPDFATPAHIVEAGHLQTARANRYTHSAGMPILRDALADRLRHRYGLAVGADDVVVGQGAVQCLDAVLAATVAPGDEVLVPDPAWPNYEMQVILHGATAVHYPLRPEAGFLPDVDEVAALITPRTRVLIINSPSNPTGAVFPPEMVTALVEAAASAGVTVVADEVYDELIFDGAHTNAARIAPDHVVSVFSFSKTYAMTGSRVGYLVGPRWLTPTVATLQEPLLSSVSAGSQAAALAALSGPQDCVREMRETYQARRDQVVDQFARAGLGVQVPAGAFYLMMPLAEGVDSRRAALDLVGHGVSTAPGTAFGSTARSHLRLSLASSMEDLRTGVDRILSWYQRTDGGINP, from the coding sequence ATGAGTGCAGCACTGGTGCCCGAGGTGAGTTCGATCGCCGCCGCGGTACCGCCGTCGGGCATCCGCGAGATCGTGAACCTGGCCGCAGGCCGCCACGATGTCGTGCGCCTGGAGATCGGCGAGCCCGACTTCGCCACCCCGGCGCACATCGTCGAGGCCGGTCACCTGCAGACGGCCCGGGCCAATCGATACACCCACAGCGCGGGTATGCCGATCCTGCGGGACGCACTCGCCGACCGACTGCGCCACCGATACGGACTTGCCGTCGGCGCCGACGACGTGGTGGTGGGGCAGGGTGCTGTCCAGTGCCTGGACGCGGTGTTGGCCGCCACCGTCGCTCCCGGTGACGAAGTCCTGGTGCCCGACCCTGCCTGGCCCAACTACGAGATGCAGGTGATCCTGCACGGTGCCACCGCCGTGCACTACCCGCTGCGGCCCGAGGCGGGATTCCTGCCCGACGTCGACGAGGTCGCCGCACTGATCACCCCCCGCACCCGCGTGCTGATCATCAACTCGCCCTCCAATCCCACCGGGGCGGTGTTCCCACCGGAGATGGTGACCGCGCTGGTCGAGGCGGCGGCCTCGGCAGGAGTCACGGTGGTGGCCGACGAGGTGTACGACGAACTGATCTTCGACGGCGCGCACACCAACGCCGCCCGGATCGCCCCCGACCATGTGGTCAGCGTGTTCAGCTTCTCCAAGACCTACGCCATGACGGGCTCTCGGGTGGGCTACCTCGTCGGACCCCGGTGGCTGACTCCGACGGTGGCCACCCTGCAGGAGCCGTTGCTGTCCTCGGTGTCGGCGGGCTCGCAGGCGGCCGCGCTTGCGGCGTTGTCCGGCCCGCAGGATTGTGTGCGCGAGATGCGTGAGACCTACCAGGCCCGCCGCGACCAGGTGGTCGACCAGTTCGCCAGGGCAGGCCTCGGCGTCCAGGTCCCCGCCGGAGCGTTCTATCTGATGATGCCGCTGGCCGAGGGGGTGGACTCGCGGCGTGCCGCGTTGGATCTGGTGGGGCACGGAGTGTCGACGGCACCCGGCACGGCGTTCGGTAGCACAGCGCGCAGCCACCTTCGGCTGTCGCTGGCCAGCTCGATGGAGGACCTGCGCACCGGAGTCGACCGAATACTGAGCTGGTATCAGCGCACCGACGGTGGGATCAACCCGTGA
- a CDS encoding TetR/AcrR family transcriptional regulator has protein sequence MSKPGNAARMSQRDRNRQATREAILRAAQLLMTRDGAARASMVEVAELAGVSDTTVFNYFKTKADLLDAVVTELASATNLVELLAARPAGEGPFTALRNIVRESADGDAVFDAERTVRYLAAVRSDGALWGSYLRINYDMGETLAELFADRVPDWEPLQARLAAHATVAALSALLTEVAATWTAADIARHLEEVFVRLERAWPK, from the coding sequence ATGTCCAAGCCTGGGAACGCTGCGCGGATGAGCCAACGGGACCGTAACCGCCAGGCCACCCGCGAAGCGATCCTGCGGGCCGCGCAGTTGTTGATGACCCGCGACGGCGCCGCAAGAGCCAGCATGGTGGAGGTCGCCGAGCTTGCCGGCGTGTCGGACACGACGGTCTTCAACTACTTCAAGACCAAGGCCGACCTTCTCGACGCCGTGGTCACCGAGCTCGCGAGCGCCACGAACCTCGTCGAGCTGCTGGCCGCGAGGCCCGCCGGCGAAGGACCGTTCACGGCCCTGCGCAACATCGTTCGGGAGAGCGCCGACGGCGACGCCGTGTTCGACGCCGAGCGGACGGTGCGTTATCTCGCAGCCGTTCGGTCCGACGGGGCTTTGTGGGGTTCGTATCTGCGGATCAACTACGACATGGGGGAGACGCTGGCCGAGTTGTTTGCCGACCGTGTTCCGGACTGGGAGCCGCTGCAGGCACGACTGGCCGCACACGCCACTGTGGCCGCGTTGTCGGCCCTGTTGACCGAGGTCGCCGCAACGTGGACAGCCGCCGACATCGCCCGGCATCTCGAGGAGGTGTTTGTCCGGTTGGAGCGGGCGTGGCCGAAGTAG
- a CDS encoding amino acid ABC transporter permease: MSGLDWGLIWDNRAQLLSGLVVALQVSLVALVVSTVFGLLLAMLRMSGPPLSWLAALYINVFRGVPALVSVIWVYFGVSLAIGVDFAVFEAGVIALSLLYSAFFAEIFRSALSAVPPGLTEAGQALGLRRSRIFVSVVLPQAGKIALPNVGSMFIGMVKDTSTFTVIGLLEVVRVTQNLVSTTFQPFVLYSAAAAIYILAAFVIDFVFRLVEKSMTSPPSGVVARALRAPQRRRIERVIASAGTSPTPVS; the protein is encoded by the coding sequence ATGAGTGGTCTGGACTGGGGGTTGATCTGGGACAACCGGGCCCAGCTGCTGTCCGGATTGGTGGTGGCCCTGCAGGTGTCCCTGGTGGCCCTGGTGGTCTCGACGGTGTTCGGTCTGCTGCTGGCCATGCTGCGGATGTCCGGTCCACCGCTGTCCTGGCTTGCGGCGTTGTACATCAACGTGTTTCGCGGCGTACCGGCGCTGGTCAGCGTCATCTGGGTGTACTTCGGTGTGTCACTGGCCATCGGCGTCGACTTCGCGGTGTTCGAAGCAGGCGTGATCGCATTGTCGCTGCTCTACAGCGCGTTCTTCGCCGAGATCTTCCGCTCGGCGTTGAGCGCGGTGCCACCCGGGCTGACGGAGGCGGGGCAGGCGCTGGGTCTGCGGCGCAGCCGGATCTTCGTCTCTGTCGTGCTGCCGCAGGCGGGCAAGATAGCCCTGCCCAACGTCGGCAGCATGTTCATCGGCATGGTCAAGGACACCTCCACCTTCACCGTGATCGGGCTGTTGGAGGTGGTGCGGGTGACCCAGAACCTGGTCAGCACCACGTTCCAGCCATTTGTGTTGTACAGCGCCGCGGCCGCCATCTACATCCTGGCGGCGTTCGTCATCGACTTCGTGTTCCGCTTGGTCGAGAAGTCGATGACCAGTCCGCCCTCCGGTGTGGTCGCAAGGGCCCTGCGTGCACCGCAGCGCCGTCGTATCGAGCGTGTGATCGCCAGCGCCGGCACATCACCGACACCCGTATCCTGA
- a CDS encoding transporter substrate-binding domain-containing protein, whose protein sequence is MSLKSLRHALLAVFALVLAVALSACGGSSSSESTGGDDNKLGLITPGTLVVGMNLQFKPEMYLDEQGQPAGYDVDLVTKLADSLGLQLDIQNLDFNGLIPGLQSKKFDLVSVGLTPTEERKQVVDFSRAYVPYTSVLAVPVSDTRAPDVDAYNVAGTVITALQGSSGETLAKESFPNATVTGFADQNAALLEVATGRAAASVVEDYILAQFLRANPDQLKQAELPEPLDLSYGSWAVQKGNTALVEALDSFVCTEQDNGGLAELYEKNFEVSEFPQMPSGC, encoded by the coding sequence TTGTCCCTCAAGTCTCTACGGCATGCCCTGTTGGCCGTTTTCGCTCTCGTCCTGGCCGTTGCGCTGAGCGCCTGCGGAGGGTCGTCCTCGTCGGAGTCCACCGGTGGCGACGACAACAAACTCGGGCTGATCACTCCCGGCACGTTGGTGGTCGGGATGAATCTGCAGTTCAAACCCGAGATGTACCTCGACGAGCAGGGCCAACCCGCTGGCTACGACGTCGACCTGGTGACGAAGTTGGCCGACTCACTGGGCCTGCAGCTCGACATTCAGAACCTGGACTTCAACGGCCTGATCCCTGGTCTGCAGAGCAAGAAGTTCGATCTGGTGTCGGTGGGCCTGACCCCCACCGAGGAACGCAAGCAGGTCGTCGACTTCTCCCGTGCCTATGTGCCGTACACCAGCGTCCTCGCCGTGCCCGTCTCCGACACCAGGGCTCCCGATGTGGACGCGTACAACGTGGCCGGAACGGTGATCACTGCGCTGCAGGGCTCCTCGGGTGAAACTCTGGCCAAGGAGTCGTTCCCCAATGCCACGGTGACCGGTTTTGCCGACCAGAACGCCGCCCTGCTCGAAGTGGCCACCGGGCGTGCTGCGGCGTCGGTGGTGGAGGACTACATCCTGGCCCAGTTCCTGCGCGCCAACCCCGACCAGCTCAAGCAGGCCGAACTGCCTGAGCCACTGGACCTGAGCTACGGGTCCTGGGCAGTGCAGAAGGGAAACACCGCCCTGGTGGAGGCACTCGACAGCTTCGTGTGCACCGAACAGGACAACGGTGGCCTCGCCGAGCTGTACGAGAAGAACTTCGAGGTCAGTGAGTTCCCGCAGATGCCGTCAGGCTGCTGA
- a CDS encoding acyl-CoA dehydrogenase, with translation MVRSWAAGSGAIGAIRDIEQGKPEAWRPVFAGLAELGLFGVAIPEDAGGAGGSVGDLCAMVDEAAAALIPGPVAPTAVATLVVQDSDLLEALAAGERAAGLALSADLVFDGATVSGTADIVLGADADALLLLPAGDAWVQVDSGASGVDIELGVPTDFSRQLGRVTLTSVAATELAVSPDRLRDLAATVFAAEAAGIARYALTTACDYAKVREQFGKPIGSFQAVKHMCAEMLLRSEQAAITASDAARAASEPDHGQLSIAAAVAAATCVEAAVRNTKDCIQVLGGIGFTWEHDAHLYLRRAYAISQLLGGRAVWSRRVAQLTTAGLRRRLGIDLSEVEDQRPGLAAEIAEIAELPVAQQQAAMAEAGLYAPHWPTPFGRAASPAVQLLIDEELTAAGVDRPDISIGWWAAPTILEHGTTEQIERFIPGTLSGEIYWCQLFSEPGAGSDLAALRTKAVRTEGGWLLTGQKVWTSNAQKANWAVCLARTNPDAPKHKGITYFIVDMSAAGLLIRPLREITGEALFNEVFLDGVFVPDELVVGPVDGGWPLARTTLANERVAMGGGGKLDKGMEDLIDAVGDLELDVAEQDSLGQLITAAQIGSLLDQRIAEMAVGGRDPGAQSSVRKLVGVRYRQALAERVMELAPGGGLLDNSEVRYFLNTRCLTIAGGTEQILLTVAGERLLGLPR, from the coding sequence ATGGTTCGGTCGTGGGCCGCCGGCTCGGGCGCCATTGGCGCAATCCGCGACATCGAGCAGGGCAAACCCGAGGCGTGGCGGCCGGTTTTCGCCGGTCTGGCCGAGCTGGGGTTGTTCGGTGTGGCGATCCCGGAGGATGCCGGCGGTGCGGGCGGCAGCGTCGGCGATCTGTGCGCCATGGTCGACGAGGCGGCAGCGGCTCTGATTCCCGGTCCGGTGGCGCCCACTGCGGTCGCCACGCTGGTGGTGCAAGACAGTGATCTGCTGGAGGCGTTGGCAGCAGGCGAGCGCGCTGCGGGCCTGGCGCTGTCCGCGGACCTGGTATTCGACGGTGCGACGGTCTCCGGCACCGCCGATATCGTGCTCGGCGCAGACGCCGACGCGCTGCTGCTGCTACCGGCCGGCGACGCCTGGGTACAGGTGGACTCCGGGGCCAGTGGCGTCGACATCGAACTGGGGGTCCCCACGGACTTCTCCCGCCAGCTCGGCCGGGTCACGCTGACCTCGGTTGCGGCCACCGAACTCGCGGTGTCGCCAGACCGGCTGCGGGACCTGGCTGCCACGGTGTTCGCCGCTGAGGCTGCCGGGATCGCGCGCTACGCGTTGACCACGGCCTGCGACTACGCCAAGGTGCGCGAGCAGTTCGGCAAGCCGATCGGCAGCTTCCAAGCTGTCAAACACATGTGCGCCGAGATGCTGCTGCGATCCGAGCAGGCTGCCATCACGGCCTCCGACGCGGCGCGTGCGGCGTCGGAGCCGGATCACGGCCAGTTGTCCATCGCCGCGGCCGTGGCCGCTGCCACCTGTGTCGAGGCTGCTGTCCGCAACACCAAGGACTGCATCCAGGTGCTCGGTGGCATCGGCTTCACCTGGGAACACGATGCGCACCTGTACTTGCGCCGGGCCTATGCCATTTCGCAGCTGCTCGGTGGCCGGGCGGTGTGGTCGCGGCGCGTCGCGCAGCTGACCACCGCCGGGCTGCGTCGCCGGCTCGGCATCGACCTGTCCGAGGTGGAGGATCAACGCCCCGGGCTGGCCGCCGAGATTGCCGAGATCGCCGAGTTGCCTGTCGCGCAGCAGCAGGCGGCCATGGCCGAAGCCGGGCTGTATGCGCCCCACTGGCCCACGCCGTTCGGCCGGGCGGCCTCGCCGGCCGTCCAGCTTCTGATCGACGAGGAACTGACCGCCGCCGGGGTGGATCGCCCGGATATCTCCATCGGCTGGTGGGCTGCGCCCACCATTCTCGAGCACGGCACCACTGAGCAGATCGAGCGGTTCATCCCCGGCACGCTGTCCGGCGAGATCTATTGGTGTCAACTGTTCTCCGAACCGGGCGCCGGCTCGGATCTGGCAGCGCTGCGCACCAAAGCCGTTCGTACGGAGGGCGGTTGGTTGCTCACCGGGCAAAAGGTATGGACCTCCAACGCCCAGAAGGCGAACTGGGCGGTGTGTCTGGCACGCACCAATCCCGATGCCCCCAAACACAAGGGCATCACCTACTTCATCGTCGACATGAGTGCTGCGGGACTGTTGATCCGGCCGCTGCGCGAGATCACCGGCGAGGCACTGTTCAACGAGGTGTTCCTCGACGGTGTGTTCGTTCCTGACGAGCTGGTGGTCGGTCCGGTGGACGGCGGCTGGCCGCTGGCCCGCACCACACTGGCGAATGAGCGTGTTGCCATGGGTGGCGGCGGCAAACTCGACAAGGGGATGGAAGACCTCATCGACGCCGTCGGTGACCTGGAACTCGATGTTGCCGAGCAGGATTCGCTGGGACAGTTGATCACCGCCGCTCAGATCGGTTCTCTTCTGGATCAGCGGATTGCCGAGATGGCCGTCGGCGGCAGGGATCCCGGTGCTCAATCCAGCGTCCGCAAGCTTGTCGGGGTGCGATACCGCCAGGCGCTGGCCGAGCGGGTCATGGAGTTGGCGCCCGGCGGCGGCCTGCTGGACAACTCCGAGGTGCGCTACTTCCTGAACACCCGGTGCCTCACCATCGCCGGTGGCACTGAACAGATCCTCTTGACGGTGGCGGGGGAGCGACTGCTGGGGCTGCCCAGGTAG
- the otsB gene encoding trehalose-phosphatase yields the protein MSLPDDVIAALSRAAASPVLLVTSDFDGTLAPIVNHPGDARPLPAAATALRALAQLPSTSAALISGRALADLGTLSGLAGEVALVGSHGAEFDTGFAHEIDAALLQTIIDELDAIAARYPGVTVEPKPASVALHVRNADPADGDAALVEARAASQAWDAQATAGKAVLEFAVITTDKGEAIDILRARFRADAVVFFGDDVTDEKAFRRLRGGDVGVKVGPGDTAAGYRINSPEDVAAALELLVQQRRSTSAA from the coding sequence GTGAGCCTCCCGGACGACGTCATCGCCGCTCTGTCCCGCGCCGCTGCCTCCCCGGTTCTGCTGGTGACCTCGGATTTCGACGGCACCCTTGCGCCCATCGTCAACCATCCCGGCGATGCCAGACCGCTGCCCGCGGCGGCGACGGCACTGCGGGCGCTGGCACAGCTGCCGTCCACGTCGGCGGCACTGATCTCCGGACGTGCGCTGGCTGATCTGGGCACGCTGTCCGGCCTGGCCGGCGAGGTGGCGCTGGTGGGGTCCCACGGTGCCGAGTTCGACACCGGGTTCGCCCACGAGATCGACGCGGCGTTGCTGCAGACCATCATCGACGAGCTAGACGCCATCGCTGCGCGATATCCGGGCGTCACCGTCGAACCCAAGCCGGCCAGTGTGGCGCTGCACGTCCGCAATGCGGACCCGGCCGATGGTGACGCCGCTCTGGTCGAGGCCCGCGCCGCGTCGCAGGCCTGGGACGCTCAGGCCACCGCGGGCAAGGCGGTGTTGGAGTTCGCTGTCATCACCACCGACAAGGGCGAGGCCATCGACATCCTGCGTGCGCGCTTTCGCGCAGACGCTGTGGTCTTCTTCGGTGACGACGTCACCGACGAAAAGGCGTTCCGGCGGCTGCGCGGCGGGGACGTCGGCGTCAAGGTCGGGCCCGGCGACACCGCGGCCGGTTACCGCATCAACTCCCCCGAGGATGTCGCTGCTGCACTGGAACTGCTTGTGCAGCAGCGACGTTCAACCTCAGCAGCCTGA
- a CDS encoding prolyl oligopeptidase family serine peptidase — protein MSDLRTDNPEALDWQTRLTTEAVAALHSIGSYAAFESAVLRHSDAARRWTPIRAGERWFQQRRLDPAAELPAVTVRDAVDGEPRVLVDLNDHAAPGGPPVALGWVSPSPDGCVLAYAITHQGAEINEVFLVDVASGAPLADRVPWNVCAPPTWLPDGTEFWCVTREVADGQVMMPIRRFVLGQPASDWVAPLPPDLAFPIPKVSKDGRYVAVASGNTEVRVDYLIDENLEVMRVLEGFPGFFRCDIVDDTIVALTDNGAPRNRVVQIPLRTCADPSTWTELLGESADTILDFEIFDNTMVVASLRDCSAALDVIDLPSGARTPVELPGRGGIGVLVEHAAHPALPVFERGEGEVTFLYSDLATAPAIYRYRLGDQRLECLEPPTTTLDNMTVSYVTAVSADGVEVPAHVIHRADLDLSRPHPTFLMGYGGFRVAELPAFVNGHAAWLEAGGIHVLAHLRGGGEFGADWWRGGRRDNKQNSFNDFYAIAEKLIELGWTTSAQLAAYGASNGGLLTAVAVTQRPELWAAVVSDVPITDLVGMDQNPLTYAIGRDEYGDPKIPGERQWLAAIDPLVNAKPADYPATLVIAGANDPRCPANQARMLVETLRSVHTGASPILLRVHAEQGHGAHGAIESARRLTEILAFCAVHTGLELKGGLPAGPAGGDVVAAVDHLDL, from the coding sequence ATGAGTGATCTGCGCACCGACAACCCTGAAGCTCTCGACTGGCAGACTCGACTGACCACCGAGGCGGTGGCCGCGCTGCATTCGATCGGCAGCTATGCGGCTTTCGAATCGGCTGTGCTGCGTCACTCGGATGCAGCTCGGCGGTGGACGCCGATCCGGGCCGGTGAGCGCTGGTTCCAGCAAAGGCGGCTCGATCCCGCAGCCGAGCTGCCGGCTGTCACGGTCCGGGACGCCGTTGACGGTGAACCGCGGGTTCTGGTCGACCTCAACGACCACGCCGCACCTGGTGGACCGCCTGTCGCGCTGGGATGGGTGTCGCCGTCGCCGGACGGTTGCGTGCTGGCCTATGCCATCACCCACCAGGGGGCCGAGATCAACGAGGTGTTCCTGGTGGACGTCGCCAGTGGGGCCCCGCTGGCGGACCGGGTGCCGTGGAACGTGTGCGCGCCACCAACATGGCTGCCCGACGGCACCGAATTCTGGTGCGTCACAAGAGAGGTCGCCGACGGCCAGGTGATGATGCCGATTCGCCGCTTCGTCCTCGGGCAGCCGGCTTCGGACTGGGTGGCCCCGCTGCCGCCGGACCTGGCGTTCCCGATCCCCAAGGTGTCGAAGGACGGCCGCTACGTCGCCGTCGCCTCTGGAAACACCGAGGTCCGGGTGGACTACCTCATCGACGAGAACCTGGAAGTGATGCGGGTGCTGGAGGGCTTTCCCGGCTTCTTCCGGTGCGACATCGTCGACGACACGATCGTCGCGCTCACCGACAACGGCGCGCCCCGCAACCGCGTCGTGCAGATCCCGTTGCGCACCTGCGCAGATCCGAGCACCTGGACCGAACTGCTGGGCGAGAGTGCCGACACCATTCTCGATTTCGAGATCTTCGACAACACCATGGTGGTGGCGAGCCTGCGTGATTGCAGCGCGGCGCTCGACGTCATCGACCTGCCCTCCGGCGCAAGAACCCCTGTCGAGCTGCCCGGTCGGGGAGGTATCGGGGTGCTCGTGGAGCACGCTGCGCACCCGGCGCTTCCGGTGTTCGAGCGGGGTGAGGGGGAAGTGACGTTCCTCTATTCCGACCTCGCGACTGCACCGGCGATCTATCGCTACCGGCTCGGTGACCAGCGACTGGAATGCCTCGAACCGCCGACAACCACTCTGGACAACATGACGGTCAGCTATGTCACCGCCGTGTCCGCAGACGGTGTCGAAGTGCCGGCGCACGTCATCCACCGAGCCGACCTCGACCTGAGTCGGCCGCATCCGACCTTCCTCATGGGCTATGGCGGCTTCCGCGTGGCCGAACTCCCGGCCTTCGTCAACGGGCATGCGGCTTGGCTGGAGGCCGGCGGCATCCATGTCTTGGCGCACCTGCGAGGAGGGGGCGAATTCGGGGCTGACTGGTGGCGTGGCGGGCGTCGGGACAACAAGCAGAACTCGTTCAACGACTTCTACGCCATAGCGGAGAAACTCATCGAACTGGGCTGGACCACCAGCGCGCAGTTGGCGGCGTACGGCGCCAGCAACGGTGGCCTGCTCACCGCGGTCGCGGTGACTCAGCGGCCCGAACTGTGGGCCGCGGTGGTTTCCGACGTGCCGATCACGGATCTGGTTGGGATGGATCAGAATCCGCTGACGTACGCCATCGGTCGCGACGAGTACGGCGACCCGAAGATCCCCGGGGAACGGCAGTGGCTGGCAGCCATCGACCCGTTGGTCAACGCCAAGCCGGCCGACTACCCCGCAACGCTGGTGATCGCCGGCGCAAACGATCCCCGGTGTCCGGCGAACCAGGCGCGGATGCTCGTCGAGACACTGCGCAGCGTGCACACCGGCGCCTCACCGATCCTGCTGCGGGTGCACGCCGAGCAGGGACACGGTGCGCACGGAGCGATCGAATCCGCGCGGCGGCTGACTGAGATCCTGGCCTTCTGCGCGGTTCACACGGGGTTGGAGCTAAAAGGTGGTCTGCCCGCAGGCCCCGCGGGTGGTGACGTTGTGGCCGCCGTAGACCACCTGGATCTGTGA
- the kstR gene encoding cholesterol catabolism transcriptional regulator KstR: MAVLAESELGSEAQRERRKRILDATMAIASKGGYEAVQMRAVADRADVAVGTLYRYFPSKVHLLVSALGREFERIDAKTDRGPVAGGTPYERLNFMVSKLNRAMQRNPLLTEAMTRAYVFADASAAGEVDHVEKIIDSMFARAMADGEPSEDQFHIARVISDVWLSNLLAWLTRRASATDVSKRLDLAVRLLIGDGEHPKI; encoded by the coding sequence GTGGCTGTCCTCGCCGAATCCGAGCTCGGCTCCGAGGCGCAGCGCGAACGCCGCAAGCGCATCCTCGACGCCACAATGGCGATCGCATCCAAGGGCGGCTATGAAGCCGTACAGATGCGTGCCGTGGCCGACCGCGCCGACGTCGCGGTGGGCACCCTGTACCGCTACTTCCCGTCGAAGGTCCACCTACTGGTTTCGGCACTGGGCCGCGAGTTCGAGCGCATCGACGCCAAGACCGACCGCGGCCCGGTGGCCGGGGGCACTCCCTACGAGCGGCTCAACTTCATGGTGAGCAAGCTCAACCGGGCGATGCAGCGCAACCCTCTGCTGACCGAGGCGATGACCCGGGCCTACGTGTTCGCCGATGCCTCCGCCGCCGGTGAGGTTGATCACGTGGAGAAGATCATCGATTCGATGTTCGCCCGAGCCATGGCCGACGGGGAGCCGAGCGAAGACCAGTTCCACATCGCCCGCGTGATCTCCGACGTGTGGCTGTCCAACCTGCTCGCCTGGCTCACCCGGCGGGCCTCGGCCACGGACGTGAGCAAACGCCTCGACCTCGCCGTGCGACTGCTCATCGGGGACGGCGAGCACCCTAAGATCTGA
- a CDS encoding amino acid ABC transporter ATP-binding protein, protein MNDARPVIELRGIRKSFGDLEVLKGIDLTVNAGEHVVLLGPSGSGKSTLLRTINLLEPPTAGSLVVDGHQYGTAAPGDPARPAGKPLRLRRTVGMVFQQFNLFPHLTALDNVALPLRSVRGLSRRAADERAGQELRRVGLLERAGHYPSQLSGGQQQRVAIARALAQDPMVMLFDEPTSALDPELVGEVLRTMRLVAETGMTMVVVTHEVGFAREIGDLNVFMEDGVVVETGGRDFYDQCRSRRAVEFIKAVR, encoded by the coding sequence ATGAACGATGCCCGGCCGGTCATCGAATTGCGCGGTATACGAAAGAGTTTCGGCGATCTTGAAGTGCTCAAGGGCATCGACCTCACAGTCAATGCCGGCGAACACGTGGTCCTGCTGGGCCCCTCGGGCTCGGGCAAGTCGACCTTGTTGCGCACCATCAATCTGTTGGAGCCGCCGACTGCTGGGTCGTTGGTGGTCGACGGTCATCAGTACGGCACCGCGGCGCCGGGCGATCCCGCCCGGCCTGCCGGCAAGCCGCTACGGTTGCGACGCACCGTCGGCATGGTCTTCCAGCAGTTCAACCTGTTCCCGCATCTGACCGCGCTGGACAATGTGGCTCTACCGCTGCGCTCGGTGCGCGGACTGTCGCGCCGCGCCGCAGACGAGCGGGCAGGTCAGGAGCTGCGCCGCGTCGGGCTGTTGGAGCGTGCCGGGCACTACCCATCGCAGTTGTCCGGGGGTCAGCAGCAGCGGGTGGCGATAGCTCGTGCCCTGGCCCAGGACCCGATGGTGATGCTGTTCGACGAGCCGACCTCGGCGCTGGATCCCGAGCTGGTGGGCGAAGTGCTGCGCACCATGAGGCTGGTCGCGGAAACGGGGATGACGATGGTGGTGGTCACCCACGAGGTCGGATTCGCCAGGGAGATCGGCGATCTCAATGTCTTCATGGAGGACGGTGTGGTGGTCGAAACCGGCGGCCGCGACTTCTACGACCAATGCCGCAGCCGGCGGGCTGTCGAGTTCATCAAGGCGGTGCGCTGA
- a CDS encoding HpcH/HpaI aldolase family protein, with protein sequence MTFQRAFGAWSSLAAGGTADILAASGPDWLVLDAQHGTYDDGGVRAALGTLGHRGVPVWVRVCDDSASGIGRALDAGAHGVIVPMIDTAAQAERAAKACRYPPRGTRSFGPIGALLGRPTPTPETANSTITCAVMVETRTAVTNVDEIAATPGVDMVFVGPFDLAMAHGITVDELLRDGMVLERIITSCNNNNVRAGVFAGTAERSGQLFDLGFTDVAVCTDAGLLASGAAAELARWRGIGATAARSGY encoded by the coding sequence ATGACCTTCCAGAGAGCATTCGGCGCGTGGTCCAGCCTGGCCGCCGGCGGAACTGCAGACATCTTGGCCGCCTCAGGGCCGGACTGGTTGGTCCTCGACGCCCAACACGGCACCTACGACGACGGCGGCGTGCGCGCGGCGTTGGGCACGCTCGGTCACCGCGGCGTTCCCGTCTGGGTACGGGTGTGCGACGACTCCGCATCGGGCATCGGCCGCGCCCTGGACGCCGGTGCGCACGGGGTGATCGTGCCCATGATCGACACTGCCGCCCAGGCCGAGCGTGCCGCCAAGGCGTGCCGCTACCCGCCGCGTGGAACGCGGAGTTTCGGCCCCATCGGGGCCCTGCTGGGCCGACCGACGCCGACGCCGGAAACGGCGAACAGCACCATCACCTGCGCGGTGATGGTGGAGACTCGGACCGCGGTGACCAACGTCGACGAGATCGCCGCCACACCAGGGGTGGACATGGTGTTCGTCGGCCCGTTCGACCTGGCGATGGCCCACGGGATCACAGTCGACGAACTGCTGCGCGACGGCATGGTCCTGGAGCGGATCATCACTTCCTGCAACAACAACAACGTCCGCGCCGGGGTGTTCGCCGGCACCGCCGAGCGGTCTGGGCAGTTGTTCGACCTCGGCTTCACCGACGTCGCGGTGTGCACCGATGCCGGCTTGCTGGCCAGCGGTGCGGCCGCCGAACTGGCCCGTTGGCGCGGGATCGGCGCCACGGCGGCACGCAGCGGGTACTGA